The DNA window tatatatatatatataaatacatacgtatgtgtATAAGACTTGGCACATGAATAATTCTGCCAATAAAACAGCCATTTGGCAaaagttaatttttaaaaggatACTTTGTCACTATAATGTAGGCAAGACAAGTGAGCTACTTCGCTACCGTactcatataatatatcttctttcctttttctcaTAATTTCATGCTCgaatatgcattttttaagtttacTGTTAAGGGTATTTAGTTCCTGTGTAAAATTTAATGgggaaaaaatgtaaaattattaaggCGTTTTTATGTGCATACTTGCGCAGGTGGCATATGTTCCCACGTGCGAACAAATTtgtgtgtgtacatatacatatgctttTGTATGTAATCGTATGCACATGTGTGTGCGTGCGCGTATGGGGGCACTCaaaattttttgcatttatcGTTTGTAACCTTTATTTGATGGAAGGCGGTACGAGGTACATGAACGAAGTCCTTTATTTGGGAAAGAATATTTTCAAGTGTGAGCGGCTTTTCAATTTTCAGAACAGCACTATCATTGTTGTAATGATATGGAAGTATAAAGTAAAGTACGGggaataaattttcattgaCATCTTTTAACACGTTATAATGAATACCATATTTTGAAGTGTCTATCCCTACAACATTCACTGGCACATAATttgatttaaaaattttggaCAAATCAACCATTAAAgatttaatatacatatttaaaaatatgttattattgtaaaagaatataattgtCTTTACATTATTATCTATAACATTTATGACTTGTTCAGgttttatatctttatatgaatgaatattttgcttaaattgtaaaatttgGCACAATTTTCTTTGaccttcatttttttttttaatataaggtatataaaaacatattaaaaaatgcgGGAAAAATAGCATAAAGatgaaacatatatatggtaATGCTGTTGATATATACTGATATGTGTATTCTTCTTTTGTTAATCTTTTTTTGTCAATAAGAAAAGAAGACGGATCTACATTATGTTCATACCTTTGTatgttgtaataataaagtgaattaatattttttttttcaaggaatttttttttttcatcattttttatttttttattttccattatctcttttacatttataaatatttcccTCATATTTTGAGCcctatttaattttatattgctCAGCATGTCTtcgtaataatatatatcaaaactgtttataatttcttctttttctaaaatatgtataaatttttccaGTTGCTCATAACTGCTTGGTTGGCAAATAATTCTATCATACAACAAATTTTCTCCCCCTCCTTCTCCTCCTCCCCCTTTAAAAACTGTAAATGTACCTATCTTATTGAAGTTTATATTTAACGGAAAATTATTCCTCCGTAAAACTTTTAAAACGTCCTCGTTCTCTTTTGGTTTTACCTGACTTGTGCAGGTTTTTCTCTCTATATTGTTGCAGTTACTACGCTGGAGGGTAAAAGATACGTACCTCCATGTATATCTACCATTTAAAGCATATCTTAACGTTTGGATATATTTGTTAAGAAGCGGTTTCATCTTTATGAATGTTATGCTTGAGCTTTTTGCAATAGCTTTTCTGTAATATCGTTTTTGATCTTCCCTTTTCGTTGCAGTTACTTAACTGTTTTGTTAGCTATTtggtttattttatttatttggtTCCGCCTTAATTATTATGATCtgctttatttattatgatgtgctttatttattttgatcagctgtattttatttattttgttctgctgtattttatttacttctGTTTCCtttgattttatttatttttcttcccccttttcttttttttaatttgtgaTAATGCACACACATTAGAGTTGCTTCCTCCTTATCATCTATATTGTGAACTACTATTTGCACACAAGGTTACAttgtcattttttcattttatatatatgtagtttTTATTATGCTTTTCTATATTTACGGAGTGAGGGAAAACTTCTAATAACGCGTCTTTTCGTGTAAGCATGTTtcttcttaaaaataaaattttacgtCTAGTAAGAAGCGCAAAATAAGcgtgtttacatatatacagtagtacaagaataaattttcatatgtaCAAATTTGTACGTACATAAATTAACTACGTTTCCTAGCCAGTCCACTGACTCTCAGGTTTGACTACCTATGCTAATTTAAcatgaagagaaaaaaaaaaaaaaaaaaaatatatatatatatatatatgaacatatataaaacgaTATAGTATGATGTTAACAACGTGCTGCTTAAAGAGTAAAGCatttaaacataatttttgaaaagcTTTTCAAAAAAACATTCTGTAATAAGGTATACAATTTCGTCGAACTATTCACAAGAAAATGCacgtaatttttaaaagtcaTGTTGTCCTCAataggagaaaaaaatatacgtcCTTTGTGATtcctgtatatatatatatatatgtatgtatacatgaatatatttagGTGTActctgaaaaaataattttttcgaaTTTTATATAGTGTAGAAATACACAAACTTGTATACGtcatttaataattacatatataaatataaaaatacatgtacatgtacataaacatatacgtacatacctATATACATGATAAATGTATACgtgcataaataaaaacgtacataaataaaaacgtacataaataaaaacgtaCATTAATAGAacgtacataaataaaacgtacaaaaataaaacatacaaaaataaaacgtacataaataaaacgtacataaataaaacgtacataaataaaacgtacataaataaaacgtacataaatatatatgtacaattttttaattattttttttgtttttcccttttttaaattggtTCGTGGGAAATGCTTAtgaatacttatatatattatgtatacgtataaacataaatttttatatttatgtacaaataaatgtatacttatacaaatatatatatattcatttaaatatatatttatgtacaaatgtatattataatttatttatgatgaggggaataattttttcaagtaTATTACTATGATAAACAAGCTTTTATTCATgaaaaaatgtgtatatgtttacTAAACGGTAAAGGTAAGcagcatacatatatgtgtacttatatacataaatttttttttgtaaatacatatatatatatatatatatatatatatatatatgcatttgtttagtcatttttcattttaaatatttgagTATTAGTTTATCATCTGTCAACTTTCCCACTTATTTTGTTTGAATCCCCCCCCCTTTATGTATGATGTCGAACTATTGGGAAagtattaattttgttttataatcTTTACAAACGtagcaaaataataatagaagaaaaaaaagaaaatgaaaaaatgaacaacaTAGTTAACTCCATAAGTGTAAAAGGaattaatggaaaaaaggaagaagaacAAACTTcaagaaaggaaaaacatGAGCAGCAGCAGCAGGAGAAGAAACTTTTTCCACGttacaacatatataatggggaaagagcaaaaaatataacaaggGGCGCTGGAAAAGAGTATATGAAAAGAGCATATAACACTGTTCAGGTGAATCAGGAAGAATTGTTACTGAATATATTGAATAAGAATAACAATGAGAATAATTATAGGTACACGAATAACTGTACGAATAAGACATACATAGGAAAAATTGGAGGCATAAAAAGGAATGAGGTTAAATGTAATCTGCCTCACGTTACCTTTgaagaggaaaaagaaattataaaaacatactacgagttttataattttacgaAATTTCAAAACATTGATAAGTCTTATAAAGGGAATgacttaataaaatttttcagcgatatgaatattttaagagatttaaaaaaagaaaaaattaaagttcAAAAGAAgaatgattttttaaaaaagggtAAAGGTATAATTCGAAATTATGAGCAacaaaaaagggaaaaggagaaagagaaaaaaaaaaaaaaaaaatgtgcaaCCATTGAACATAATGTTATGAGTAACTACAGTGATATAACGACATCAAACATGTTAAGCCTCGAATGGAAGGACGATGTTTCGAAGAACTATTTATTACAGTGTTGTAATAACAGTTTAGCAGGaaatcttttaaatattcataacaCAGATTTTATAGAGATAGAAGACATTTTTGATGAAAATAGATTAAACCAGGttaaaaatcaaaatttttgtttttataaaaatattaaaattaaacaatCAACAAGAAATGAGAGTAGTAACAAGGATGAACATgctgataatataaaaaaaaaaaataccaatGGTTATGCTCTTCGTAAAGAATACTTTACTCATACCAATTCCAGTAATACTAACATACGAAAGAGACAAGAACCTTCTCTGGATGGAATAAAAGATGAATATAATGGTAGGAGTACTTGTGGAAATGCAGAAGAGGCAAAGAATACTAGTAGAGACGCTAAAAATAGTAGTAAGACACTCAGCGAGAATGATGAAGGAAGTGATGGCTTTATGCGTGATCTCAATAGGGAGAACAAAAGAAATGATGATAATGTCCGTAGCTACAACGAGGAAAATCCTTACCACAATGGTAGGGACATTAGCTCCAACGAGGAAAAGCATAACAACTACAGCAGTTTCCTTAGCTTGAGTGAGGCGAAGCATAACAATGAAAACAGTTTCCTTAGCTTCAATAAGGCTAACGATGATGTGAGCTACGCTAGTATTGACTTTATTGATAACTCAGAAATGCACATGAAAGTGGAAGATATTAATATAGTAGAGTGTGGAGAAGATAACAacttaaagaaaaaaaattatttaagagAGTTAGATGACTCAAGAGATTTAGGGGATTTGCTAGAATTTAAGGAGTCAAAGAATGTTCCTACTGAGGATGAATTCGAGGTGGACCTAGATAAAGAATTTAACTTTGATGATGAAGTTGAAGAGGAATTGAAGGAATTGGAGGAAGTGCAGGAATTGGAGGAAGTGCAGGAATTGGAGGAAGTGCAGGAATTGAAGAAAGTGCAGGAATTGAAGAAAGTGAACGAAGTGAGTCAAGTTAATGAAGAAGATATGTATAAAAGCAAAATCTCAGGATCGTTTGAGAATAACATGAAGAACATATCTCCCATCTTACAGGATGATGCAAAAGACAATGTACATGATTCATTTTCATATCTATGTTTTGGCAGTAGAGATAATTCGTTTGTAGATGATAATATGTCAGGGGTAAAGGAAAGTCACTGTGTGAAGAATGAAGATTATTGTACATTGAAAAATGATGATATACAATTGTTCGAAGAGATGAATGAAAAAAGCGAGTATACCAAGAATGACAGCTTAATAGACTTCTTCGATGAAGGCGGAGTTAATGCAGATGATGTTAATTACGAAGATGCTAATGCTGACCATGTTAATGCCCGCAGTGCATATCTTTTTGATGAAAACGACCTTGTGCatttgaaaaacaaaaattcaAGCAAGTACCTGCAGGAGGGGGAGAACATAATAAATCTAAAGGAGGATAAGATGGACAGCTCCGAAAGGATAAGCGATTTATTTGGGGAACTTGACAATATTGCAGAAATGGATAACGTTGATGGATTGGATAACGTCGATGGATTGGATAAGGTTGACGGATTGGATAAGGTTGACGGATTGGATATCATTGACGGATTGGATAAGGTTGACGGATTGGATATCATTGACGGATTGGATAAGGTTGACGGATTGGATAACATTGACGGATTGGATAACGTTGACGATTGGATAACATTGACGGATTGGATAACGTTGACGGATTGGATAACATTGACGGATTGGATATCATTGACGGATTGGATAACATTGACGGATTGGATAACATTGACGGATTGAATAACGTTGACGGATTGGATAACATTGACGGATTGGATATCATTGACGGATTGAATAACTTTGATGGACTTGATAATAGTGACAATCTTGACAATTTTAGCGAGGGGGAGGGCAGAGACCCCCATGGTATGCACAACATTTCTTCAAGGAAGGgtgaaaagaaagaaagctCCCTTCTATACGATTTGATTGAAGACAAAGGGAACGAACTGATTATCGAAAACCATGATGATAATGGTAATGATAatgattattttaatacgattcatgataataatgttaatgatgatgataatgataataacgATGACATTGttaatgatgatgatgacaacttaaataatgtaaatttacatttaaatgaTGAACAGGTCATGCTAAAAGGCTTCGAATTAAATAAAGAGAGAGGAGgagtattttttaataatagcATGTACACATGTGAAAATTATCTGCATGAAacaaatgatatatattataacaacaCAGAGAATGAGTttaggaagaaaaaaaataaaaatgaatatgatttttttaaaaatatatacaaagaCTATTATAACTGTTCTTGTCCATATGATGAGCTTTATTTATTTGGaaataatattgtaaataatgtatatatatttatattattaaattataaatatataaaaaattataattatgattACTCAGTGTACCCTTTTAATAATGAGGATTACGCACagtatgtttttaaaaacaaatgtgcggataagaatatattacataatgaaaatattataaatgatatatttaatataaatgaaaataacaaTCGGTGGAGCGAGAGGGAACGAATGTCGTTAATAAGGAGGAAGAGAAGAGCATACCATAGGGGATATGACAGCGGCAGTGATAGTGGTAGTTGTAAAGATAGTGATGGAGAAAGTGATAGAGGAAGTGCCAGCGGCAGAGATAGCGCTCTCAATGACAACATGATGATAATTAGAAATCGAATAGACAACGACGACTCCGTTTCGGTCATATGTAACAATAACACACGCGCAGTTAGTGGTAAGCATATTATCAACAacaatggtaataataataataataataataatagtattaacAGTGATAATCATAGTGCCaataataatggtaataataatggtatTATTAAcagtaatgataatgataatggCAATAGGAACGGTATCAGAAGCAGAAGCGGCAATGTTCTCTGTAACAGTGGATCTgatggtaataataacagtaataaaatttcatttgGTATGTCGAGAAGGACGAACGAACCATTCTACGTGTATCTGGAAAAGTATGGAGATATTTTGAATTGTCGAAATAATGAAGCCTATGGTGATGGTATTTACTTATACAATTTTGCACATGTATTGAAAGATGTTCTCTTAAACAATGATAGAACAGGATTAAAGAAGAGCACATTATTAGAAAGAATAAACAGAAAATTATTGGATGagattaaaaagaataacaaCATTTCGTacatgttaaaaaatttatttttaagggAAAAGCCCGTCTCAGATGTGTTACTTAAGTGTATGATCTACTCGCATGAGGAATATAAATCTTTTAGGAGTGTGGAACACCATGCCTGTATTCTAAGGGGTAGAGGTaacgaaaatgaaaaaaatggtaGCAGCATAAAtggtattaaaaaaaatgttaagagCAGAAGCGATGCTTTTGGTAGCACCCTTTCCCTTTTGATGAGAAACGAAGTGAATAGCTCCAGTCAAACACAGGAGAATGTATTTATA is part of the Plasmodium malariae genome assembly, chromosome: 14 genome and encodes:
- the PmUG01_14068200 gene encoding conserved Plasmodium protein, unknown function, translating into MKPLLNKYIQTLRYALNGRYTWRYVSFTLQRSNCNNIERKTCTSQVKPKENEDVLKVLRRNNFPLNINFNKIGTFTVFKGGGGEGGGENLLYDRIICQPSSYEQLEKFIHILEKEEIINSFDIYYYEDMLSNIKLNRAQNMREIFINVKEIMENKKIKNDEKKKFLEKKNINSLYYYNIQRYEHNVDPSSFLIDKKRLTKEEYTYQYISTALPYICFIFMLFFPHFLICFYIPYIKKKNEGQRKLCQILQFKQNIHSYKDIKPEQVINVIDNNVKTIIFFYNNNIFLNMYIKSLMVDLSKIFKSNYVPVNVVGIDTSKYGIHYNVLKDVNENLFPVLYFILPYHYNNDSAVLKIEKPLTLENILSQIKDFVHVPRTAFHQIKELNTLNSKLKKCIFEHEIMRKRKEDILYEYGSEVAHLSCLHYSDKVSF